A genomic region of Carassius carassius chromosome 27, fCarCar2.1, whole genome shotgun sequence contains the following coding sequences:
- the slc30a2 gene encoding zinc transporter 2 has translation MDPPPSSEKSHLINERNAKIYSLKLNSELSGSKESCPNLPLGNGDMAGAIELKRPVGTHCHAKKAAFVESHEKLIAKKKLYIASIVCLFFMIGEVIGGYLAHSLAIMTDAAHLLTDFGSMMVSVFSLWISSRPPTKIMTFGWHRSEILGALISVMSIWIVTGVLVYLAIERIVKNDYEIEGHVMLITSGCAVVVNIIMAYILHHSTTFHSHGSGYHKIDENGMSPVGHGHSHSLLGNHGNTSVRAAFIHVLGDLLQSFGVMVAAIIIYFRPEYKVADPICTFLFSVFVLSTTITILRDVFRILMEGAPKSIEFNSVKEVLLSLKAVKAMHSLHLWALTIGQSLLSVHIAIEENADPHSVLKEATELLHTKFGFYNTTIQVEPYCEDMIHCAQCQDPMD, from the exons ATGGATCCACCACCGTCTTCAGAGAAATCGCATCTCATCAACGAAAGAAATGCCAAAATATACTCCTTAAAACTTAACAG TGAATTATCAGGTTCCAAAGAAAGTTGTCCAAACTTGCCTTTGGGAAATGGCGATATGGCTGGTGCTATCGAGCTTAAGAGGCCTGTCGGAACTCATTGTCATGCAAAAAAAGCAGCCTTCGTTGAAAGCCATGAGAAACTCATTGCAAAGAAGAAGCTTTACATCGCCTCCATagtctgtctgtttttcatgaTTGGAGAAGTTATAG GTGGTTATCTAGCACACAGCTTGGCCATTATGACCGATGCAGCCCACCTTCTGACAGATTTTGGCAGTATGATGGTCAGTGTTTTCTCCTTGTGGATCTCCTCAAGGCCACCAACCAAGATAATGACCTTCGGCTGGCACAGATCAG AGATTCTGGGAGCCCTTATTTCTGTGATGTCCATCTGGATCGTGACTGGGGTGCTGGTGTATCTTGCCATTGAGAGGATAGTAAAAAATGATTATGAAATCGAAGGCCATGTGATGCTCATCACCTCAGGTTGTGCAGTCGTGGTCAACATCAT AATGGCCTACATTCTGCACCATTCCACGACCTTCCACAGTCACGGTTCAGGCTACCACAAGATTGATGAGAATGGGATGAGTCCTGTGGGGCATGGCCACTCCCACAGCCTCCTGGGTAATCATGGGAACACCAGTGTCAGAGcagcatttattcatgttttgggGGATCTCTTACAGAGCTTTGGAGTGATGGTCGCCGCCATCATTATCTACTTCAGG CCAGAATACAAAGTAGCCGATCCCATTTGCACTTTCCTCTTCTCCGTGTTCGTCCTGAGCACCACAATTACCATCCTGAGAGATGTCTTCCGCATTCTCATGGAGG GGGCCCCCAAAAGTATAGAGTTTAATTCAGTGAAGGAGGTTCTGCTGTCTCTGAAAGCAGTGAAGGCCATGCATAGCCTACATCTATGGGCTCTCACCATTGGCCAGAGTCTGCTGTCTGTTCACATAGCTATTG AAGAGAACGCTGACCCTCATAGTGTTTTAAAGGAAGCCACTGAACTTCTTCATACCAAATTTGGCTTTTACAATACAACCATTCAAGTGGAGCCTTATTGTGAAGACATGATCCACTGCGCCCAGTGCCAGGACCCTATGGACTAA